From the genome of Anopheles funestus chromosome 2RL, idAnoFuneDA-416_04, whole genome shotgun sequence:
CGATTGATTCGACAATGGTTCGCAAGGAGAGTTTTATAGTTCCAGCTACAATGATGAATGATCGCACGAAACAATTATAGTGGTATGGTGGTGTCCACGAATGAAAGGTACTACATTTTTAAACCCGATTTTACTACCAcgcttccccccaaaaaaaaaaccctttcctcACCCATACATAATCCAGTTTactatttttgcaatatttcaacctttGTCAGGGAGCGCGCAGATGCAGTGAATAAATTATACAACACTATCAAACCATTGCAATCGAAAGTTAATCATGTTGCTTAACGATTATATACTCTGCATTGTATCGCTAGGTGCTAGTGTGAACATCGGTGTGGAGAGGGAAGGCAACAGTTCAACAGCATTATGTTCAGGTGATTTGTTATGCATTTGATGGCgctatgaagaaaacaaaaactagcacaaacatgtaattaaatttctaaCAACTGGTTTGCtacaattgtttgaaaaaaaaatgattttttcactACCAATTACACACAGTACACATTCATTAATTGTTTATCGATATTATTCCATGTACTAAcacttttgttgcttcttttaatACTCAAAACTGTGTGTTTTACtcattatatttgtttttttcattcgtataAAATAGTAACATGATcctaatttattatttctaaGATCTTATGTTAAGTATAAATTCCCTGAAGTTCCAAAAGTTGCATTACTAATCTACAATAAATATGCGCCCTTAAACTGAACGTTTTAATATTATAACTATTTTGTAAAGCagtacggccaggccgttcttcatgaataaaaaaaaatattttgtagaagtcaaaatcagttttttttatataaataaataatcattatAAAACCAATAAAATCTCAACAATACACCAAAACAACTAAAagcaacaaagcaacaaaacatccTAAATTAATATGTAATCAAATGTGATAATATCTATTGAAGGATACCGTAAAATTGCCTTGATTGGTGGCTATAACTACGccattgaattttttaaaaaacattaaaaaacttttactaACATTCTAGAAAAAAGTTGTATACATTGAAAATTATAGCTTTCTTTTTAGCAATAATCTGCAaccaaaataatatttatttgacaCCACTGAGATGAGCGAGATGTGAATGAATAATAACTACATTTAGTAGTTAGCATTAAAATGAAGTTAATATCCTTAAAAGCTAAAGAAAAAGTAcaaagaattaaaataaattaacaaataataTAGTTAAACAACTAATTGACAGAAATGCTCTACCGTTAACCACATTTAACGTACTTTCTGTCTGTCGCTCTATCTCTCCCCTCCTATTTACTGCAACTGGGAACTGATGGATACATTTCAAGCATCCACTACCGTAGTGTAACAGCCACAAGACATTATAATACCTGCCTGTGATTAACAAAGCATACATCATCTCGCTCGTGTGTCATTTTAAGTGGCTGACACGGTGGACAATCCATCTCGGTGCAACATGCACCGCGGCATATAGGGCTAGCGTCACAAACGCCTTGTGACATCGTTGCACAATGGTGCATAATTTATGACACACACCGGAGTACTGAAGGTGCCTGTTTCGAAGTGGCAAAAAGTCACCAGACAAagtttttgcaattttcgctGCATCGTTCATAAACGTGGAAGCGTTAAAATAACGtttcttttatcatttaacACACGAAGCTGtataaaatgtattattttgcAGTGACGCTTTGCTTCGCGTGAAGATGTTTTCCAAAAATGAGTCATATTTCGGAGTTTTTCGATTATATTACAGTTGTTTAAGAACTCGTGCATCGGTTAGGgttgaatattaaaaatctTTAGCAAACCATAATACCCCGCCAGATATCTATTTCAAACTGTTAATCCCTTGTGCTACGTCAACTCTCAGCGGGATGCAGCAATAAAAAAGGATGATAAAAACATAACTCGCAAAGGACAATAGCTAATAAATCCACCATTTCATCGGTTTCACTGCACTGCATTCGATTTTTCCCCTAGCatgattaggtttttttttaagaaacatttcaacgaaaccttttgttccttttcctttttgtgtatGATTTTATTGAAGGTTGGGATTACTCTCTAATCGGGTTTTAAAACAAGCAGGGGAAATCTCGCTCCAATTCCCCAGGACAAAATGGAACACAATCTAgagttttacattattttcggCTTAAACACAACACGACCATGGAACACATTCCATCTAATGACTTTAGAATACGGTTCCCCGAAAATCTTTGCCCAAACATTCCAAACCATGCATGGGATTGCATTCTTCCCTTCGGCCGGACACAAACTTTCCACCGGTAAACTCGGCATTACAATAATGCATCACCCACCCACCCTTTTAACATGCatgtgtatgtatgcgtgAAACACTGGAAGTCACATTAGAAATTGTAATCTTTTGCACCCACCCCAACCCAAACTGTCCGAACTAGTCCGAATGTATGTAACTTTACCTTACCCGTTTCCGGTATCTAGATGGTCCATTGTATGGGTTTGCtataaattcaaatcaaaaccACTCGATACAACCCACGAAAGTTGTTGTTCTGCATCGAATGTACTGCTACTGCTTCACGGTAAACGTTCGTTGCATGACGATTAATTACTAATTCATGAGCGCATTCGCGCAAATTCTTGGAAGAGCGAACCACCATTAAGCCACACACGCAGTCTGTGTGTACTTTTGCGCATAAAAAAGTTATGCTTTATGTTGGGGATTTAGTCAATGAGATGGCATCTTACTGCTAATCTAATATAGCCGTTAAAACATCACGCTTCAacgaatgaaatttttaaactatgttaaaatattcatatatGGTAGATATTAGTTTATGTCTAGGTGAAGTACAGTGAAACCCCGATTATCTGTGCTTATAGGGACTCGGActctgccggataagcgaaaaTCACGGATAATAAGCACAACTCtttttgttgataaatattagtgtttagtgtgtaatgggtgcacttttttcttttgaaaaaagatgttaattttcttatttgcaccttacaaaataaatctgttctatttggtcCAACTTGAGGCAATTGTATCATTTGCTATTGAGGcctttatttcttgccatcaccggTTTGCAGTTAAATTATGTCAATTcacctttggaactgtcatttccgagctgcacgcataatgggacagccggataaaaggtacccggataatcggcggtCCACTGTATGTTGCAGAGGGTAGAATGCGCCTGTTGGTAGGCAAGCTGTATAGCAAAACAtgcttaattattttttggattttattttattgacaCATATTTCGTATCGCATTTAAAATTGCTGTAACAATAcactattatttaaaaatattattaataagcTAAGCTCGAAATAAAAACGTTCCACACATCACACAAAAAGGCTTAAGAATATAAAGCAAAATCTTAAAAATCATTCGCACTAATGTGCAATCTCAAAATTAGGGTAGAAAATACTAGAAACACATTCAACCACCAAAATCAACGTCGTATTGCGGCTCAAGGTTTGTCCAAATACACACAACGACAAAAATGTAATGGTAAAGCAAAGCTGAACCAAGAATTCAATCTTCCACTCCTGTTATGAGTACTTAAACTGTTGTAAATCtaattttaaatgtgcttCTTGTGCTTTACCCTCGCGTCATTTTCAGCACTCTTGATGATGGCGGCGATTTCGATGTGTTTAGTAGCCGTGGTTCCCTTGTTGCAGCACCGAAAATGGAACCGGAAGGACCGTTTACCGATCCGTCCGACAATAACCACGCTAATggttaatgaaaatgaatggctgtaaagttttcttttacaaaaactgGAGGTTTCTTTGGCGTTTCATGTTTGGAGtagtttatttctatttttgttgcGTACCGGCAGAAACGCGGCAGCGGCTCCTCTAGCCTTCGCACACGGATGGTATCATTTTTCTATTTGATTTCGGTTGGATGGGGTAAGAGCAATGGGTGCGACCAGGTCAAGAAGGGTGcataaaaagtaaattaaatatatttgccTGCCATTTGAAGCTGCAGCCCCGCCGAGTGTACCCTTGGAAGTCTAAGTAGAATTGTTCGCTTAAGCtaggcttttatttatttttaatttgtcctGACGGTGTAGAACCGAGCGGCAAgcgattaaaatttaaactccTCACAACAAAAAGCTTTCAATCCAATGGTACACAAGCTTTTCTGCCGAAATGAGGTCTCAAGAGTAGAGTGAGCAAATGTCGCAAATACGACAGCTTTAGTCGAAGGTGTGTTATGCTGTAAAGCTAGCTATTGCATTATCTTCGATGGCGTAGTGCAATGCGCTACACCTATCgcaaacatttaattaaaaatatccaTCACGTTGTAACTATGTCAGCATATGCTTCTTTGCCATGTTGTGGCACATTGCCCGTCTAGTTCGTTTAACAAGTGTCTTTTGCTTGACTGCAAAATTGATGTATGATACTAATTGGGTACATACGATACAGGATATGAGTTTGGGTATATTGTTTCTAAGGCATGTAATTGATTAATCTTTAGTTAAAAGAATGAATTAGTTAATGACGTTCAGCTATTACTTCACATCTAAGACAAAttacttaacattttattacttACTTAGCAAAGTCTGATGAATAGATTAGTGGAATAAATACGATTACCAATCATACTAAGATCCTGTCCAATAATTGAATTCgcgaaacaaatattaaaaaaaacacaattgcaAAATTAACTagacaataaacaataaaaatatttgtaacattTACACGGAACAATTCCAACGTCTGTAACCGTTCCTGAAGGGGAAACGTACAATTCAAAAGTCCGTTTACAACCGTCTGTCTTATTTCTCAGCATGACAAAAGCTCGCTACCTTTTCCCAGCtgtttgtgtatgttgttTTACCACTTCAGCTGtcaagcacaacaaaaaaagatcgtATGTCAATTAGTTTacgattagttttttttaggaaacaaaataacaaaagacTTCCTAAATTTGCACGTTTTACTGGTCCTCCGTTAGCTGGTAGCATCCAGAACCTGGTGTAGCTGATAATCTGCTAGTGCTTACCGTCGGTGCCGTTCAGTACGCACACCGGAACGAGAACCCGCACCCGGGGACTGTGGACGAATATGAGTGGCTAGCAGCAAGCAAGTGCATTTGTTGGTGACCCAGCATCGCGGCAAGGACATTCCTTACGAAGCGGTTGTTACACCACATTCGGGCAGGGCGTAGAAGATTCGCACCATTTGTGTATCGTTTCTGCCGAAAGGCGTGCTGCCAGGGCCAGCCAAGGCTTATCGTTCTGGATGATTTACTCAACGGTTTGCCGCATCGATTGCGCGCCCCATTGCACGGCCGATCCCTGTTCGGTTGGCTTCGCGTGCATTGGATGTGACTGGTTGGGCAATCGTTTCTAACATCCTTCCTCTCTGTACATCcttcacaacaacaacagaacagACAAACACCTCCACAGTAATAACACATTACACATTGGAACCCTTCCCTTGGTTGCTGGCCATACTTCATCTCACAGCCGTCGCCAACACTAAACTCGCGTGAAAGCAATGAACACCAGCCTTTCCACGGAAATACCGTACTCGAACGATGGTGACCACCGTAGCAAACCGACGAACGCATCTCACAATAACAACGGGTCCTGCGTTAATGCGCACGATGGTAACACGGACGCCCACAGTCAGGACCGGTTTGCCTTTGCCTGTGATGATCCACCGTCCGATACGCGGTTGCATCCTTCCGACAGCTTAGAGGACGATCTGGAAGATGTGTACAAAACGTGCAACAGCCAGTCGGCCGTCGAATGGATCAACGATGATGACGAGCTGGAACGGTTGGATCTGCCAATCGAAACCCTTGACCCGACCGGTACCGTTTTCAACCGGGTGGATAGCTCCGACATCATTTAccaggagaagaaaaagaaatgtaaactGGTCGGCAAGTACGTAATGGGCGACGTGCTCGGTGAAGGCAGTTACGGAAAGGTGAAGGAGGTGCTTGATTCGGAAACGCTTAATCGGCGCGCAGTAAAGGTAGGAGACGAATCGCATCACAAATCGATTTCCTAATGTTGTTTACTTTCGCACATCATCGGAGCGAAACGATGACACGAACGCTCGATCGATCTCGATCCGCGATGTCTTCGCTCAAGGTCGCTGTCGGCCATGAACCAGCTGCTAATGTGATTTTtcgtgtgttgttttcttcactcCTCCTATGCACAGATTCTAACCAAACGCAAACTACGACGCATTCCAAATGGCGAGCAGAATGTGCGGAGCGAAATAAAGCTGCTGCGCAAGTTGCAGCACCGCAACGTGATCGAGCTGCTGGATGTGCTGTACAATGAGCAGAAGCAGAAGATGTATCTCATCATGGAGTATTGCGTCGGTGGGCTACAGGAAATGCTGGACTCGGTGCCGGAAAAGCGGCTACCGATACACCAGGCGCACGACTACTTCGTCCAGCTGCTGGACGGGCTGGAGTACCTGCACGGTCGTGGCGTCATACACAAGGACATCAAGCCGGGCAATCTGCTGCTTACGCTGGATCATACACTGAAAATATCGGACTTTGGTGTAGCGGAAGTAAGCATCTTACCGGTGTCGAACCAGGGAACCGATTGCAAACGATATACATGGTTTTGTGTAATGTTTCACTATCCTTCCATGTGCAGGCACTTGACTCTTTCGCCCCTACGGATGAATGTACGACTGGCCAAGGGTCACCAGCCTTCCAGCCGCCGGAAATTGCGAATGGACATGAGGTATTCTCAGGTTTTAAAGTTGATATCTGGAGCACGGGCGTTACACTGTGAGTAAACGGACAGCGGGGGGAGAGAAACGGCACTATTAATTATCGATTCTGGTTTTTTCCTCCCCACAGGTACAATATAACTACCGGATTGTATCCGTTCGAAGGtgataatatttataaactgTTAGAAAACATAGGTAAATGTGAATGGAATCCGCCGGAATGGTTAGAGCCCCGGCTGGCCGATTTGCTCGTAAACATACTGCAGGCGGATCCACGAAAACGGTTCACCCTGCAACAGATACGGCACCATGAGTAAGTGTATTGCCATTTCGGACGTGCAATAGGGCAGCATTGATTTATCaacttctcttttttatttttggcagATGGTTCCAGTTTGCACCGGATGCAACGAGCCCGCTCGTACCGATACCACCGTTAAAAGGCGATTGGAATAGATGTTCCACCGTGTTGCCTTACCTGATAGCTCACCACTATGAGAAAGATCGTGACATGCCGTACTACACGGAGCACGATGTAAATGGTATGGCTGGAAATCGTCATTATTTACGTTTGATTCGTTTACTGATCGATCGTGCTCTTTTTCCCCTACGGTTCCTTCTTGTTCTGGTTAGAAATGGCTCGCCAACAGCACGATCATTACACGGATGATGGACTGTACGATCGCACCTACCTGGTAGCACCAACGATGGAATCATTATCGTTCCATTCGGACGATCCCGGCAGTGAAACGGGAACGACGAGACGTGCCtaccatcatcaacagcagaaCAGTGGCAGTGGCCGTTCCACCGTAGAGAAACGACCGTCGCGAAGCTTCTCGCTGTCACCGAAACCGAGCATAAAGCACATGATCGGTAGCAGC
Proteins encoded in this window:
- the LOC125765308 gene encoding serine/threonine-protein kinase stk11 yields the protein MNTSLSTEIPYSNDGDHRSKPTNASHNNNGSCVNAHDGNTDAHSQDRFAFACDDPPSDTRLHPSDSLEDDLEDVYKTCNSQSAVEWINDDDELERLDLPIETLDPTGTVFNRVDSSDIIYQEKKKKCKLVGKYVMGDVLGEGSYGKVKEVLDSETLNRRAVKILTKRKLRRIPNGEQNVRSEIKLLRKLQHRNVIELLDVLYNEQKQKMYLIMEYCVGGLQEMLDSVPEKRLPIHQAHDYFVQLLDGLEYLHGRGVIHKDIKPGNLLLTLDHTLKISDFGVAEALDSFAPTDECTTGQGSPAFQPPEIANGHEVFSGFKVDIWSTGVTLYNITTGLYPFEGDNIYKLLENIGKCEWNPPEWLEPRLADLLVNILQADPRKRFTLQQIRHHEWFQFAPDATSPLVPIPPLKGDWNRCSTVLPYLIAHHYEKDRDMPYYTEHDVNEMARQQHDHYTDDGLYDRTYLVAPTMESLSFHSDDPGSETGTTRRAYHHQQQNSGSGRSTVEKRPSRSFSLSPKPSIKHMIGSSCPATTGNSSKRRSRKTVSCISWRKWPHCRQS